The DNA segment TGCTTCTTTGGGACTAACATATTTTAAATCTTTAATTTTATATTTATAAAAAGCTCCACCGCTTGCTGTTATGTAGAGTTTTTTAATATCTTTTCTTTTGTCAATCAAGCATTTTAAAGCTGCATGCTCGCTATCTATTGCTCTAATTTTAGAAACATCGAAAAATTTCCCAGCCACCACAAGACTTTCTTTGTTTGCTAAGGCTAAACTTTTACCAAGTTTTTGAGCCATCAAGCTTGAATTTAAACCCGCAAATCCTACAATTGCATTAACTACTAAATCACTTTTACATTGACTTATCATATCTTTTAGACCATCTTGTGAACAAAACACTTTATCATGGTTGACTAAAATTTTATCTTTAGGATCTTGTATACAAACAAATTTAGGTTTAAATTTAGCTATTTGTTCATTTAAAAGTTTGATATTTTTACCACAAGATAAGGCTTCTATAGATATTTTTTCACACTCAGCAATAAAAAGAGTATTAACTCCTATACTTCCTGTGCTCCCAAGTAAAATCATATCAAAGTTGCCATAGCAAATGCAGCAATAATTACTGCATCAATTCTATCTAAAATACCTCCATGTCCTGGTATAATGTTTCCACTATCTTTGATACCAGCTTGTCTTTTAAAATAGCTTTCAAGCAAATCACCAATCACAGCAAAAATTGCAACAATTAAAGAAATATAAATACTTTTAATCACGCTAAATTCAAAAGTTCCTATAATTGTTCCAACGACTCCAGCACAAACAATACCTCCAACAACTCCTTCTAGGGTTTTATTAGGGCTTGTTGGAGAAAAAGCTCTTTCGCCTATTAATTTACCTATAAAATAAGCACCACTATCACAAGCAACAACAATCATTATCAACCAAAACAATACAAACATACCGCCATAACTTAGCACCTCATAAAGCATTAAAATAGGTAAAGTCGGATAAATATATGGCATAAGTTCTTTTAAATTATCACTCTTTTTATAAACTAAATAACCCAAAATAATTATCACACCCATCAAACCAATATAAAAAGGCTTATCTAAAAATACAGCAATAATAAAAATACATAAAGCCACTAAAGCACTTGCATTTTTAGTGCTAAATAAATTTTTTGCTTCATTAAAAGCTAAATAAAGCAAAATTCCAAAAAGAATAACATTAATAAAAAAATTATTCACTATAGCTATAATCAAAACAGTAGCTATCATCACAATAGCGCTCAAAATTCTTGTTTTAGAAAACATTTCTTTCCTTTTAAATACTCAAATCAAGCAAATGAGAACTTTTTTGTTCATCTTGTTGTTCTTCATCTTCTTCATTTTCACTTAAATTTTCTTCATGATGTTTTGAAGAATGTTTTTTTTCTTCTTTTTGTCTTTCTTTAATCTCATCATTTACTTCATGAGTTTCACTCACTTTTTCAAGTTTTTCAATCGTCTTTTCTTTAGCTTGAAATTCACTCATATTAACTAAAGTAGCAAAAGAATCCTTCGCAAGTTCATTACCCAATTGTGCAGAATGCACGGGTGCATTTTGATTGGCAAAATTAATACCACCTAAAGGACTTATAGGCATATTCACTCCTTTAAAATGCTTAAAGTCTTGTAATTTGTATAATTTACAAAAGCTTTCTCTTTAACCTTAACAAATTTCTTACTCGTATAATCGACCAAATAAACTCCAGAACTTAGTCTAGAAAATTCCACACAAAGTTTTGCTGCAAATTCTAGCACCATTTGGCTTATTTTTAATTTATTTGAAGTTATGATGACATGAGCACCTGGATAATCTTTGACATGAAACCACAAATCATCTTTTTTTGCTATTTTAAGCAAATATTCATTAGCTTTTTCATTACATCCTACGCTAATTTTAAATTCATCAAAATAAAAACTATTAATTCTAGCATTAAGTTCTTCTTTTTTAGTTTTTTTTGTTTTCTTAGGCATTAAAATTTCAAGCTCATACAAAGAAATACTCTTGCAAACTAGAGTTTTTAAATTAATTAAAAAATCTAGTTTTTCATTTAAAATTTCTCGCTCTATATTGATATTTTTTGCTTTTTGCTTTAATTTTTTAGCTAATTTATAAAAATCATTGGCACTATTTTTAGGACTATCTTCTAAATTAAATAGAAGTTCTTTTCCATCAAAATCTCTCAAAATAAATTTTCTCTGAAAATCTTTTAAAGTATTTAAATTTGCAAAAAGAATATCTGCTTTTTCGCTTAAATTTCTTGCTTTATCTAATAACTTATCTTCTTCATCTAAATTTTCAATACTTTC comes from the Campylobacter insulaenigrae NCTC 12927 genome and includes:
- a CDS encoding phosphatidate cytidylyltransferase, giving the protein MFSKTRILSAIVMIATVLIIAIVNNFFINVILFGILLYLAFNEAKNLFSTKNASALVALCIFIIAVFLDKPFYIGLMGVIIILGYLVYKKSDNLKELMPYIYPTLPILMLYEVLSYGGMFVLFWLIMIVVACDSGAYFIGKLIGERAFSPTSPNKTLEGVVGGIVCAGVVGTIIGTFEFSVIKSIYISLIVAIFAVIGDLLESYFKRQAGIKDSGNIIPGHGGILDRIDAVIIAAFAMATLI
- a CDS encoding NFACT RNA binding domain-containing protein, with product MKYTDLIQIKDYFNSFKRLNYLKRLDDNLLELSLDYQSFIIDLTRSKSAIYQDKIQAKNYNAPFDFMLKKYFSNAKILGIKVLDGNRILRFEVLSEKSYKSYEARIYFEFTGKNTNAIITDANDFIIEALRHIDKSYRIVKIGEKLQALKAYEIKEEVIKIDDFNLYFANKAKEIQTKRLQELKNNKIANIEKKIKFLNESIENLDEEDKLLDKARNLSEKADILFANLNTLKDFQRKFILRDFDGKELLFNLEDSPKNSANDFYKLAKKLKQKAKNINIEREILNEKLDFLINLKTLVCKSISLYELEILMPKKTKKTKKEELNARINSFYFDEFKISVGCNEKANEYLLKIAKKDDLWFHVKDYPGAHVIITSNKLKISQMVLEFAAKLCVEFSRLSSGVYLVDYTSKKFVKVKEKAFVNYTNYKTLSILKE